One segment of Phaenicophaeus curvirostris isolate KB17595 unplaced genomic scaffold, BPBGC_Pcur_1.0 scaffold_127, whole genome shotgun sequence DNA contains the following:
- the SYCE2 gene encoding synaptonemal complex central element protein 2, whose protein sequence is MARREGPEPEAALGPESPQDQDPDGTEVPPVLPRSGAETALDGQASRYFASLDASVEALQQRAQQLIDRVNDSRKDDHTVMSSFRESLLLKVSGLAEQLEERLFQRYGVHNALIQERLQQLAAVVERVEQAQAELQQVCRTVEAAYRDLCLQPEA, encoded by the exons ATGGCGCGCAGGGAGGGTCCCGAGCCCGAGGCGGCGCTGGGGCCcgagagcccccaggaccaggATCCCGACGG GACGGAGGTGCCACCGGTGTTGCCGCGGTCTGGTGCGGAGACGGCGTTGGACGGCCAGGCCTCCCGGTACTTCGCCTCGCTGGACGCCAGCGTTGAGGCCCTGCAGCAGCGCGCCCAGCAGCTCATCGACCGCGTGAACGACAGCCGCAAGGACGACCACACCGTCATGAGCAGCTTCAGAGAGAGCCTGCTGCTGAAG GTGTCGGGGCTGGcggagcagctggaggagcgGCTCTTCCAGCGCTACGGCGTCCACAACGCCCTCATCCAGGAGCGGCTGCAGCAGTTGGCGGCCGTCGTGGAGCGTGTGGAGCAGGCGCAGGCCGAGCTGCAGCAGGTCTGCCGCACCGTCGAGGCGGCCTATCGCGACCTCTGCCTGCAGCCCGAGGCCTGA
- the FARSA gene encoding LOW QUALITY PROTEIN: phenylalanine--tRNA ligase alpha subunit (The sequence of the model RefSeq protein was modified relative to this genomic sequence to represent the inferred CDS: deleted 1 base in 1 codon), with protein MSPGVAELLLQRLEREEPPGGLCSLEAAAALGLDHQTLVGAVKSLQALGEVIEAEPRAARRWELSAEGLSVLRDGSPEVRLFRSLPEGGLPQPEAMKLPGGSVGFNKAMANKWVRLEKGGPGGARVLRAVPEVQDTVQQSLQRVQRGEAEELPERERNELKRRKLLLEVTLKSYWIRKGSAFSTAVTRAETELTPEMIATGSWRDLPFKPYNFQARGLPPHCGRLHPLLRVRSLLRGAFLEMGFTEMPTDRFVESSFWNFDALFQPQQHPARDQHDTFFLQDPAEAPVLPAGYTAKVKKVHSQGGYGSQGYKYEWRLEEARKNLLRTHTTASSARALYQLAKQEKFSPVKYFSIDRVFRNESLDATHLAEFHQVEGVVADRGLTLGHLMGILRQFFSKLGLTQLRFKPAYNPYTEPSMEVFSYHEGLKKWVEVGNSGIFRPELLLPMGLPENVTVIAWGLSLERPTMIKYGINNIRELVGHRVDLQMVYDSPLCRLDA; from the exons ATGTCTCCCGGCGTGgcggagctgctgctgcagcgcCTGGAGCGGGAGGAGCCGCCCGGGGGGCTCTGCAGCCTCGAGGCGGCCGCCGCGCTCGGCCTCGACCACCAGACGCTCGTGGGCGCCGTCAAGAGCCTCCAGGCGCTCGGGGAG GTGATCGAGGCCGAGccgcgcgccgcccgccgctGGGAGCTGAGCGCCGAGGGGCTCTCGGTGCTGCGGGACGGGAGCCCCGAGGTGCGGCTGTTCCGGAGCCTCCCGGAGGGGGGGCTGCCCCAGCCAGAGGCCATG aagctgcctggaggCTCCGTGGGCTTCAACAAGGCCATGGCCAACAAGTGGGTGCggctggaaaag gggggcCCCGGGGGGGCCCGCGTCCTGCGCGCC GTCCCCGAGGTGCAGGACACGGTCCAGCAGAGCCTGCAGCGGGTGCAGCGCGGGGAGGCCGAGGAGCTCCCCGAGCGGGAGCGAAACGAGCTGAAACGCAGGAAACTGCTGCTCGAAGT GACCCTCAAATCCTACTGGATCCGCAAGGGCAGCGCCTTCAGCACAGCCGTGACCCGCGCTGAGACCGAGCTGACCCCGGAGATGATCGCGAC GGGTTCGTGGCGCGACCTCCCGTTCAAGCCGTACAATTTCCAGGCGCGGGGGCTGCCCCCCCACTGCGGGCGCCTGCACCCCCTCCTGCGCGTGCGCTCCCTGCTGCGCGGGGCCTTCCTCGagatggg GTTCACGGAGATGCCGACCGATCGCTTCGTGGAGAGCTCCTTCTGGAATTTCGATGCCCtcttccagccccagcagcacccgGCGCGCGACCAGCACGACACCTTCTTTCTGCAgg aCCCCGCTGAGGCCCCGGTGCTGCCGGCTGGGTACACGGCCAAGGTGAAGAAGGTCCATTCACAGGGCGGTTACGGCTCtcaggg gtACAAATACGAGTGGCGGCTGGAGGAGGCACGGAAGAACCTGCTGCGCACACACACCACGGCCTCCAGCGCCCGTGCGCTCTACCAGCTGGCCAAGCAG GAGAAGTTCTCCCCTGTCAAGTACTTCTCCATCGACCGCGTGTTCCGCAACGAGAGCCTGGACGCCACGCACCTGGCTGAGTTCCACCAGGTGGAGGGGGTGGTGGCCGACCGGGGGCTCACACTGGGCCACCTCATGGGGATCCTGCGCCAGTTCTTCTCCAAGCTGG GCCTCACGCAGCTGCGGTTCAAGCCGGCGTACAACCCCTACACCGAGCCCAGCATGGAGGTGTTCAGCTACCACGAGG GTTTGAAGAAATGGGTGGAAGTGGGGAATTCAGGCATTTTCCGCccggagctgctgctgcccatgGGGCTCCCCGAAAACGTCACTGTCATCGCCTGGGGGCTCTCGCTGGAGCG ccccaccatgaTCAAATACGGCATCAACAACATCCGCGAGCTGGTGGGACATCGTGTCGACCTCCAGATGGTCTACGACAGCCCCCTCTGCCGCCTCGATGCGTAG